In the genome of Desulfovibrio desulfuricans, one region contains:
- a CDS encoding ABC transporter ATP-binding protein — protein MNAEKKVKIACNDVSKTFYVPGQKQLLHVLNKVSLQVYENEFLVILGPGQSGKTVLLNCVAGLLEPTAGSICINDVPISGPGTDRGMVFQRYALFPWKTIEHNVAFGLAVRGVSLKERLKIAHKYIELVGLTGFEKAYPAQLSGGMKQRVGIARAYANDPDILLMDEPFGALDAQTRYAMEQELRSIWEKEKRTVCFVTNNIEEAIYLGDRVVVMSAMPGKVKTEYNIDIPSPREYTHPTFLAMRKQISEDTDLVL, from the coding sequence ATGAATGCCGAAAAAAAAGTCAAAATTGCCTGCAATGACGTTTCCAAAACTTTTTATGTGCCGGGGCAAAAACAGCTTTTGCATGTACTGAACAAGGTTTCACTGCAGGTGTACGAAAACGAGTTTCTGGTCATTCTTGGGCCTGGGCAAAGCGGAAAAACCGTGCTGCTCAACTGCGTGGCGGGGCTTCTGGAACCCACTGCCGGATCAATCTGCATCAACGATGTGCCCATTTCAGGGCCGGGTACAGACCGGGGCATGGTGTTTCAGCGCTATGCGCTCTTTCCGTGGAAAACAATAGAGCACAATGTGGCCTTTGGTCTTGCAGTGCGCGGTGTTTCCTTAAAGGAACGGCTTAAAATCGCCCACAAATATATAGAGCTTGTGGGACTTACAGGTTTTGAAAAGGCCTACCCGGCGCAGCTCTCGGGCGGCATGAAGCAGCGCGTGGGCATTGCCCGTGCCTACGCCAATGACCCGGACATCCTGCTGATGGACGAACCATTTGGCGCGCTGGACGCCCAGACCCGTTACGCGATGGAACAGGAACTGCGCAGCATATGGGAAAAAGAAAAACGCACTGTCTGCTTTGTAACCAATAATATTGAAGAAGCCATTTACCTTGGCGACAGGGTTGTGGTTATGTCCGCCATGCCGGGCAAGGTAAAAACAGAGTACAACATTGATATTCCGTCACCTCGCGAGTACACGCATCCCACATTTCTTGCCATGCGCAAACAGATTTCAGAAGACACCGATTTGGTGCTGTAG
- a CDS encoding ABC transporter ATP-binding protein, producing the protein MLFGNKATYAANREVKVSVSSLTKRYDDLLVLNDINFDIYKGEMLCIVGPTGCGKTTFLNCLSRFIPITHGSINVDGESADPRKHNIAFVFQEVSAIPWLTVEDNIRFGLRIKRLPEDEIEKRVERMLDVVGLMKYRTYFPQQLSASMEQRVVIARNFAINPDLLLMDEPYGQLDVKLRYYLEDELMRIWKELGSTVAFITHNIEEAVYLAERILILSPKPSTIKEEVIVDLPRPRQFDDPKFVAIRDYVTEKIKWW; encoded by the coding sequence ATGTTATTTGGAAATAAAGCCACCTACGCCGCAAACCGGGAAGTAAAGGTTTCGGTTTCCAGTCTGACCAAGCGGTACGACGACCTGCTGGTGCTCAATGATATCAACTTCGATATCTATAAGGGCGAAATGCTGTGCATTGTGGGGCCGACTGGCTGCGGAAAAACAACATTCTTGAACTGTCTTTCACGTTTTATTCCCATTACGCACGGATCCATAAATGTCGATGGAGAATCCGCCGACCCCAGAAAACACAATATTGCTTTTGTGTTTCAGGAAGTGTCCGCCATTCCCTGGCTTACAGTGGAAGACAATATCCGTTTTGGTCTGCGCATCAAGCGGCTGCCCGAAGATGAAATTGAAAAACGTGTTGAACGCATGCTTGATGTGGTTGGCCTTATGAAATACCGCACCTACTTTCCCCAGCAGCTTTCGGCCAGCATGGAGCAGCGGGTGGTTATTGCCAGAAATTTTGCCATCAATCCCGACCTGCTGCTTATGGACGAACCCTATGGGCAGCTTGACGTAAAACTGCGTTACTACCTTGAAGACGAGCTTATGCGCATCTGGAAGGAGCTTGGAAGCACTGTTGCCTTTATTACCCACAATATAGAAGAAGCCGTGTATCTTGCGGAGCGTATCCTGATACTTTCTCCCAAGCCGTCCACCATCAAGGAAGAAGTCATTGTGGATTTGCCCCGACCACGGCAGTTTGATGATCCCAAGTTTGTTGCCATCCGCGACTATGTGACAGAAAAAATCAAATGGTGGTGA
- a CDS encoding sigma-54 interaction domain-containing protein: protein MQRPTVLAEYMEQLCDTFQDAICVTDHEGQVVLVNTRHSELTGIPKEMMIGKRIQDMVQSGVFDVVLNPRIVESGRPFSSVQNLYNGRTMLLDGHPVKDENGSVIYVVTVIRDVTALAEMREEIASQRELLETFQSMNHEGKSGSQYPRVVKSPVMQRLYAEVSGIAATDATVLLQGETGVGKDMVARHIHQQSQRANAPFIKVDCGSIPENLIESELFGYMSGSFSGASRSGKAGLIEVASGGTLFLDEVGELPMPMQSRLLRLIQDKEIQRVGATAPKMVDVRIVAASNKDLEREVDRGMFRADLYFRLKVVVVTVPPLRERKVEILPLAEGFLAYYSRRYRKNAWFSESAEKILQEYRWPGNVRELENLVQGLVVTCKRGVIDAADLAGISHEPCQASAGENCWYPKIEGRSLKSIMRDVENAVIEQGLKRYGSLRELSRHLQMDRSTLFRKIKGRESAKQDESLPRKNCQ, encoded by the coding sequence ATGCAAAGACCAACAGTGCTTGCCGAGTATATGGAACAACTGTGCGATACGTTTCAGGACGCCATATGCGTTACCGATCACGAAGGTCAGGTGGTTCTGGTTAATACCCGCCATTCTGAACTTACGGGAATTCCAAAGGAAATGATGATCGGCAAACGCATACAGGACATGGTGCAAAGCGGTGTCTTTGACGTGGTGCTCAACCCGCGCATCGTTGAATCCGGCAGGCCGTTTTCAAGTGTGCAAAACCTTTATAATGGCCGCACGATGTTGCTGGACGGTCACCCCGTCAAGGATGAAAACGGCAGCGTTATCTACGTTGTTACTGTTATACGCGATGTCACGGCGCTGGCTGAAATGCGCGAGGAAATAGCATCGCAGAGGGAACTGCTGGAAACGTTTCAATCCATGAACCATGAAGGCAAATCGGGCAGTCAGTATCCGCGTGTTGTAAAAAGCCCGGTTATGCAGCGCCTGTATGCCGAGGTGTCAGGCATTGCGGCAACAGATGCAACGGTTCTGCTTCAGGGCGAAACCGGCGTCGGCAAGGACATGGTGGCCCGGCATATCCACCAGCAAAGCCAGAGGGCCAATGCGCCGTTTATCAAGGTAGATTGCGGTAGTATCCCGGAAAACCTGATTGAATCAGAGCTATTTGGCTATATGTCCGGCAGCTTTTCCGGCGCCAGCCGGAGCGGAAAAGCCGGCCTGATTGAGGTGGCCTCGGGCGGCACCCTGTTCTTGGATGAGGTGGGGGAGCTGCCCATGCCCATGCAGTCCCGCCTGCTGCGCCTGATTCAGGACAAGGAAATACAGCGCGTCGGTGCAACAGCTCCCAAAATGGTGGATGTACGTATTGTGGCGGCGTCCAACAAGGATCTGGAACGTGAGGTCGACAGGGGGATGTTTCGGGCCGATCTGTATTTCAGGCTCAAGGTTGTGGTCGTTACCGTGCCGCCGCTTCGCGAGCGCAAGGTCGAAATTCTGCCGCTGGCCGAGGGTTTTCTGGCTTATTATTCCAGAAGATACCGAAAAAATGCATGGTTTTCCGAATCCGCAGAAAAAATTCTGCAGGAATACCGCTGGCCTGGCAATGTGCGTGAGCTTGAAAACCTTGTGCAGGGGCTGGTTGTGACCTGCAAGAGGGGCGTTATTGACGCCGCTGACCTCGCAGGCATCAGCCACGAACCCTGCCAAGCGTCGGCAGGTGAAAACTGCTGGTACCCCAAGATTGAGGGACGGTCGCTCAAAAGCATTATGCGTGATGTGGAAAATGCCGTCATTGAGCAGGGCTTGAAACGCTATGGGTCGCTGCGTGAGCTTTCCCGCCATTTGCAGATGGACCGCAGCACGTTGTTCAGAAAAATCAAAGGCAGGGAATCTGCCAAACAGGATGAAAGTTTGCCCCGCAAAAACTGTCAGTAG
- a CDS encoding PhzF family phenazine biosynthesis protein, translating to MLYYHADVFCQKPMTGNGLTVFVAPSFPERAVMQQIAREFRQFETIFLVRCGKNSFDARIFTIEEELDFAGHPILGAAAVVRHEFLPSDAGVVFFNLNSRQVSVSCSARGDCHDCCMDQGQAEFVCSPQPQEYPHLLQPLNLSEHNMTPQFPLEVVSTGLPYLLVPVVSGLEQARITTDDYEGRLARIGAKFVYVFDVNTLEGRTWDNAGLIEDVATGSAAGPVGAYLYSRNRFFPAEAIVLRQGRFVGRDSKIGIRKDKASGSMLVSGEVRLLVRGEFTPEL from the coding sequence ATGCTGTACTACCACGCGGATGTCTTTTGCCAAAAACCCATGACCGGCAACGGGCTGACGGTTTTTGTCGCACCGTCCTTTCCCGAGCGGGCCGTGATGCAGCAAATTGCGCGGGAATTCCGGCAGTTCGAGACGATTTTTCTTGTCAGATGCGGCAAAAACAGCTTTGATGCCCGCATTTTTACTATTGAAGAAGAGCTGGACTTTGCCGGGCATCCCATCCTGGGCGCAGCGGCTGTGGTGCGGCACGAATTTTTACCGAGCGACGCCGGGGTTGTTTTCTTCAACCTGAACAGCCGACAGGTTTCGGTTTCCTGCTCGGCGCGGGGCGACTGCCATGACTGCTGCATGGACCAGGGACAGGCGGAATTTGTTTGCAGCCCGCAGCCCCAGGAGTACCCACACCTTCTGCAGCCGCTTAACCTGAGCGAACACAACATGACGCCGCAGTTTCCCCTGGAAGTTGTTTCGACCGGTCTGCCCTATCTGCTTGTACCCGTAGTTTCAGGCCTCGAGCAGGCCCGCATTACGACTGACGATTATGAGGGCAGACTTGCCCGGATCGGTGCAAAGTTTGTGTACGTCTTTGATGTAAATACACTGGAAGGCAGAACCTGGGACAACGCAGGCCTGATCGAAGACGTGGCCACCGGCAGCGCCGCAGGGCCAGTGGGGGCCTACCTTTACAGCCGCAACAGATTTTTTCCCGCCGAGGCCATTGTGCTCAGGCAGGGGCGCTTTGTGGGGCGCGATTCAAAAATCGGCATCCGCAAGGACAAAGCCAGCGGCAGCATGCTGGTAAGCGGCGAGGTGCGCCTGCTGGTGCGCGGCGAGTTTACCCCTGAGCTGTAA
- the ybaK gene encoding Cys-tRNA(Pro) deacylase, whose amino-acid sequence MAQPALIPPSMSAAKVSKTNAARILESMGIAFELHTAEVDESDLSAVTMAHKLGVDPACVFKTLVARGDKTGVLMACIPAAAELDLKALAVASANKHVEMVPLKDVRPLTGYIRGGCSPLGAKKAYPVFMDESAILYDYIFVSAGQRGVQLRLPPDDLLRAVAGQYAPLARQ is encoded by the coding sequence ATGGCTCAACCTGCACTGATACCGCCCTCCATGTCCGCCGCCAAAGTTTCCAAAACCAATGCCGCCAGAATTCTTGAAAGCATGGGCATTGCCTTTGAGCTGCATACCGCCGAGGTGGACGAAAGCGACCTCTCTGCGGTAACCATGGCGCACAAGCTGGGCGTTGACCCGGCATGCGTGTTCAAAACCCTGGTCGCACGGGGCGACAAGACGGGCGTTCTCATGGCCTGCATACCCGCAGCGGCGGAGCTTGACCTCAAGGCGCTGGCAGTCGCCTCTGCCAACAAGCATGTGGAGATGGTTCCGCTCAAGGATGTGCGCCCGCTCACCGGCTACATACGGGGGGGATGCTCGCCGCTTGGGGCCAAAAAGGCCTATCCTGTCTTTATGGACGAAAGCGCCATTCTGTACGACTATATCTTTGTCAGCGCTGGGCAGCGCGGCGTGCAGCTGCGCCTGCCCCCCGACGATCTGCTCCGGGCCGTTGCAGGGCAATACGCTCCTCTGGCGCGGCAGTAA